In a single window of the Burkholderia pyrrocinia genome:
- a CDS encoding nitrogen fixation protein NifQ: MTAALDRADPSSHEPAVQSLLLAAANADTPDARLFGALVAARECRNELALLGLSHGQLAGLLARQFPHLPSVNAAALVSTVAIALLPSAHAAFVATLHARLMDDANPAATRDDADCLASIIAHACLRPDHLWRDLGLDGRDAVSAMLDRYFPALAARNVAHLRWKKFLAQEVAASLGMPPGPAPGCPGCEDFGFCFPHAR; encoded by the coding sequence ATGACCGCCGCACTCGATCGCGCCGATCCGTCCTCGCATGAACCGGCGGTGCAGTCGCTGCTGCTCGCGGCAGCCAACGCCGACACCCCCGACGCACGCCTGTTCGGCGCCCTCGTCGCGGCCCGCGAGTGCCGCAACGAACTTGCGCTGCTCGGCCTGTCTCATGGTCAACTGGCCGGGCTGCTTGCCCGGCAGTTTCCACACCTGCCTTCCGTCAATGCCGCCGCACTCGTGTCGACGGTTGCGATCGCGCTGCTGCCATCCGCCCACGCGGCATTCGTCGCGACGCTGCACGCGCGGCTGATGGACGACGCGAATCCCGCCGCTACCCGCGACGACGCCGACTGTCTCGCGTCGATCATCGCGCATGCGTGCCTGCGCCCCGATCATCTGTGGCGCGACCTCGGGCTCGACGGGCGCGACGCGGTATCGGCGATGCTCGATCGCTATTTCCCCGCGCTCGCCGCGCGCAATGTCGCTCACCTGCGCTGGAAAAAATTCCTCGCACAGGAAGTGGCGGCATCGCTCGGCATGCCGCCGGGCCCCGCACCCGGATGCCCGGGCTGCGAAGATTTCGGCTTCTGCTTTCCTCACGCGCGATAG
- a CDS encoding bleomycin resistance protein, producing MTDIASPNLPSRDFETTSRFYEKLGFVETWRDEGWMIVKRGDLLLEFFPHPELDPATSWFSCCFRLANVGAFFDDVLAAGIPEQATGWPRAHRPTREAWGGTVGALIDPDGSLIRLIQTED from the coding sequence TTGACCGACATTGCGAGCCCCAACCTGCCGTCGCGCGATTTCGAGACCACGTCCCGCTTCTACGAAAAACTGGGGTTCGTCGAAACATGGCGCGACGAAGGCTGGATGATCGTCAAACGCGGCGACCTGTTGCTGGAATTCTTTCCGCACCCCGAACTCGATCCGGCCACGAGCTGGTTCAGTTGCTGTTTCAGGCTCGCAAATGTCGGCGCGTTCTTCGACGACGTGCTCGCCGCGGGCATTCCGGAGCAAGCGACCGGCTGGCCGCGCGCACACCGGCCGACACGCGAAGCGTGGGGCGGTACGGTCGGCGCACTGATCGATCCGGACGGTTCGCTGATCCGGTTGATTCAGACGGAAGACTAG
- a CDS encoding DMT family transporter — MNSRHSAILVALTAAALFGAATPLAKALIGAMSPFMVAGLFYLGSGVGLGIGILLRRLHNRRAPAATAAPLQRADLPWLAGAIAAGGVAGPALLMLGLSSTPAATSALLLNLEGVLTAVIAWVVFRENVDTQVFLGMVAIVAGGTLLSWAPGRAGVPVGALLIVGACLCWAIDNNLTRKVAANDAMVIACMKGLFAGPVNIGIALATGATLPAVPVTAAAMLTGLGGYGISLVLFVVALRHLGSARTGAYFSIAPLFGVVLSLLIWPALPPATFWIAAALMALGIWLHVRERHEHTHAHERLEHTHRHRHDEHHQHVHDFPYDGDEPHTHPHVHLPITHSHAHFPDIHHRHRH, encoded by the coding sequence ATGAACTCGAGACATTCCGCGATTCTCGTCGCGCTCACCGCGGCCGCGCTGTTCGGCGCCGCGACACCGCTCGCCAAGGCGCTGATCGGCGCGATGTCGCCGTTCATGGTCGCCGGCCTGTTCTATCTCGGTAGCGGCGTCGGGCTCGGCATCGGGATCCTGCTGCGCCGGCTGCACAACCGTCGCGCACCGGCCGCGACCGCCGCGCCGCTGCAGCGCGCCGACCTGCCGTGGCTGGCCGGCGCGATCGCGGCGGGCGGCGTGGCCGGCCCGGCGTTGCTGATGCTCGGGCTGTCGAGCACGCCGGCGGCGACGAGCGCGCTGCTGCTCAATCTCGAAGGTGTGTTGACGGCCGTCATCGCATGGGTCGTGTTTCGCGAAAACGTGGATACGCAGGTGTTCCTCGGGATGGTCGCGATCGTCGCGGGCGGCACGCTGCTGTCGTGGGCGCCGGGCCGGGCCGGCGTGCCGGTCGGCGCGCTGCTGATCGTCGGCGCATGCCTGTGCTGGGCGATCGACAACAACCTGACCCGCAAGGTCGCCGCGAACGACGCGATGGTCATCGCGTGTATGAAAGGACTGTTCGCCGGACCGGTGAACATCGGCATCGCGCTGGCGACCGGCGCGACGCTGCCCGCCGTGCCGGTCACGGCTGCCGCGATGCTGACGGGGCTCGGCGGCTACGGGATCAGCCTCGTGCTGTTCGTCGTCGCGCTGCGTCATCTCGGCAGCGCGCGGACGGGCGCATATTTTTCAATCGCGCCGCTGTTCGGCGTCGTACTGTCGCTGCTGATCTGGCCCGCGCTGCCGCCCGCGACGTTCTGGATCGCCGCCGCGCTGATGGCGCTCGGCATCTGGCTGCACGTGCGCGAACGACACGAACACACGCATGCGCACGAGCGGCTCGAGCACACGCACCGGCATCGACACGACGAACATCACCAGCATGTGCACGACTTTCCGTACGATGGCGACGAACCGCACACGCATCCGCATGTGCATCTGCCGATCACGCATAGTCACGCACATTTCCCGGACATTCATCACCGGCATCGGCATTGA
- a CDS encoding ProQ/FinO family protein yields MGFEQLAELRAQLAAKAKQERNAKQPAAPTDAGAKPKSGDRPARGAKPGAGAKAQHRAKPASAKPSAPVDPVIVAIGKLQRKFPRAFPKNPAPKVPLKVGIWDDLAREAQAVGLNEAELREAMSTWCRGNRYWSCLVEDAVRVDLQGNEAGRVTHDDAARARRLKARRPGKGAAQSAKGAQQPPKAEQQAEAAAAPEPANAEAQTDVEQQVEQQVEQQVEQQVEQQVEQQVARQTAGNE; encoded by the coding sequence ATGGGTTTTGAACAACTTGCCGAATTGCGGGCGCAGCTCGCAGCGAAGGCCAAGCAGGAGCGCAACGCGAAGCAGCCGGCAGCGCCGACGGACGCCGGCGCGAAACCGAAGTCCGGCGACCGGCCGGCTCGCGGGGCCAAACCGGGTGCCGGCGCCAAGGCGCAGCATCGCGCGAAGCCGGCTTCGGCGAAGCCGTCGGCGCCGGTCGATCCGGTCATCGTTGCGATCGGCAAACTGCAGCGGAAGTTTCCGCGCGCGTTCCCGAAGAATCCGGCCCCGAAAGTACCGCTCAAGGTCGGCATCTGGGACGACCTCGCACGCGAGGCACAGGCCGTGGGTCTCAACGAAGCCGAACTGCGCGAAGCGATGTCGACGTGGTGCCGCGGCAATCGCTACTGGTCGTGCCTCGTCGAAGACGCGGTGCGGGTCGATCTGCAGGGCAACGAAGCAGGGCGCGTGACGCATGACGACGCTGCACGGGCGCGCCGGCTGAAGGCACGCCGCCCCGGCAAGGGTGCCGCGCAATCGGCCAAGGGTGCGCAGCAGCCGCCGAAGGCCGAGCAGCAGGCCGAGGCCGCCGCCGCGCCGGAACCGGCAAACGCGGAAGCGCAGACCGACGTCGAGCAGCAAGTCGAACAGCAAGTCGAACAGCAAGTCGAACAGCAAGTCGAACAGCAAGTCGAACAGCAAGTCGCGCGGCAAACGGCAGGAAACGAGTAA
- a CDS encoding DUF2889 domain-containing protein, whose amino-acid sequence MVPPYDIPHDGITREEIHHRQIDMRGYRRSDGLFEVTACLADRKTSDFTPPGGTRTVAALSPIHDLGVTLVFDADMVVRAVSTFIRSHPYAQCPGGGDSLQAVVGLSIGAGWNSEIRKRLPSCDTCTHLKELLGPIATTAYQTMVGVRRSSLDARDSEGKPLKIDSCHAYGASRDLVKRLWPEYHRPSATAKVS is encoded by the coding sequence ATGGTTCCCCCATACGACATCCCGCACGACGGCATTACACGCGAGGAAATTCACCATCGGCAGATCGACATGCGCGGCTATCGGCGCAGCGACGGCCTGTTCGAAGTGACGGCCTGCCTCGCGGACCGCAAGACCAGCGATTTCACGCCACCGGGCGGCACACGAACGGTCGCGGCGCTGTCGCCGATCCACGACCTCGGCGTGACGCTGGTCTTCGATGCCGACATGGTCGTCCGCGCCGTATCGACATTCATCCGGTCGCATCCGTATGCGCAGTGCCCGGGCGGCGGCGACTCGCTGCAGGCGGTCGTCGGACTGAGCATCGGTGCCGGCTGGAACAGCGAGATCCGCAAGCGCCTGCCGTCCTGCGATACGTGCACGCATCTGAAGGAATTGCTTGGCCCGATCGCAACTACGGCCTATCAGACGATGGTCGGCGTGCGGCGGTCGTCGCTCGACGCCCGCGACAGCGAAGGCAAGCCGCTCAAGATCGACAGTTGCCATGCGTATGGCGCATCGCGCGATCTCGTGAAGCGTCTTTGGCCCGAATACCACCGGCCTTCGGCGACGGCAAAAGTCAGCTAG
- a CDS encoding flavodoxin family protein, which yields MKTLLIVYHTMTGGTQQMAEAAAAAAREQPGVDVRLQRADATSADDVLAADAYLFATPENLAAMSGLMKDFFDRCYYAAIDRVNGRPYAAMICAGSDGQNALRQIDRIATGWRLKNVAPGLIVCTHAQTPERILAPKTIDDDDRARCAELGAGLAAGLALGVF from the coding sequence ATGAAGACGCTGTTGATCGTCTATCACACGATGACCGGAGGCACGCAACAGATGGCAGAAGCGGCAGCCGCCGCGGCGCGCGAGCAACCTGGCGTCGACGTCAGGCTGCAACGCGCGGACGCGACGAGCGCAGACGATGTGCTGGCCGCCGACGCATACCTGTTTGCGACGCCGGAGAACCTCGCGGCGATGTCCGGGCTGATGAAGGACTTCTTCGATCGCTGCTACTACGCGGCGATCGATCGTGTGAACGGCCGTCCGTACGCGGCGATGATTTGCGCGGGAAGCGACGGACAGAACGCGCTGCGCCAGATCGACCGGATCGCGACCGGATGGCGATTGAAGAACGTGGCGCCCGGCCTGATCGTCTGTACTCACGCGCAAACGCCTGAGCGCATCCTCGCGCCGAAGACGATCGACGACGATGATCGTGCGCGCTGCGCCGAACTCGGCGCGGGCCTTGCCGCGGGACTCGCGCTGGGCGTCTTCTGA
- a CDS encoding TetR/AcrR family transcriptional regulator, with protein sequence MDTSTPPQRLTDRKRAAIIDAAIEEFLAAGYDATSMDRIAARADVSKRTVYNHFPGKETLFAAILHKLWDTTQTGSSPTYRADVPLREQLLALLSRKLRLLNDEAFLALARVAIGAAIHSPERARDMVERLGEREEDLTVWVRAAAAAGRLSVTDPVFAAHQLHGVVKAFAFWPQVTMGQPPLAAPEQQKVAESAADMFLAYYARPDDGDASRRIAPD encoded by the coding sequence ATGGATACCAGCACTCCCCCCCAGCGTCTGACCGATCGAAAGCGTGCGGCCATCATCGACGCGGCCATCGAGGAATTCCTCGCGGCCGGCTACGATGCGACCAGCATGGATCGCATCGCTGCGCGCGCGGACGTGTCGAAGCGCACGGTCTACAACCACTTTCCCGGCAAGGAAACGTTGTTCGCAGCGATCCTGCACAAGCTGTGGGATACGACCCAAACCGGCAGTTCCCCGACTTATCGCGCCGACGTGCCGCTGCGCGAGCAACTGCTCGCATTGCTGAGCCGCAAATTGCGTCTGCTGAACGACGAAGCGTTTCTCGCGCTCGCACGCGTTGCGATCGGCGCGGCCATCCATTCGCCGGAGCGTGCGCGCGACATGGTCGAACGCCTCGGCGAGCGCGAGGAGGACCTGACGGTCTGGGTGCGTGCGGCAGCGGCGGCCGGCCGCCTGTCGGTCACCGATCCGGTGTTCGCCGCGCATCAGTTGCATGGTGTCGTGAAGGCATTCGCGTTCTGGCCGCAAGTAACGATGGGCCAGCCGCCACTCGCGGCGCCCGAGCAACAGAAAGTCGCGGAATCCGCTGCCGACATGTTTCTCGCGTACTACGCGCGTCCGGACGACGGCGACGCATCGCGACGCATCGCGCCGGATTGA
- a CDS encoding MBL fold metallo-hydrolase, whose product MASPLVLIHRILGFAAARRGRALSGGSPQHNGERFSNVAPRPAEGIGKTLAIAWNMLVNKPRNTVPAGALPVDVLTRAQLDAAPDRSLFRLGHSTLLFKLRGEFWLTDPVFAERASPFRRVGPKRFHAPPIALEDLPPLRGVILSHDHYDHLDRDTVLALAATTDVFVTTLGVGDRLIEWGIDAKKVRQLDWWQSVDVAGLTLTATPAQHFSGRSLFDGNSTLWASWVIVDDELRVFFSGDTGYFDGFRAIGERLGPFDVTLIETGAYDAQWPYVHMQPEETVQAHIDLRGRWLIPIHNGTFDLAMHRWQEPFERVTALSIVRGIELSTPRMGERVDLGEPHRGERWWRTVDERAKATATTKSRRWQFCATQATK is encoded by the coding sequence ATGGCATCGCCTCTCGTTTTGATTCACCGCATTCTGGGTTTTGCGGCCGCCAGGCGCGGCCGCGCGCTGTCCGGCGGTTCGCCGCAACACAATGGTGAGCGCTTCAGCAATGTCGCGCCTCGCCCCGCCGAAGGTATCGGCAAAACGCTGGCAATCGCGTGGAACATGCTGGTCAACAAGCCGCGCAATACCGTGCCCGCAGGCGCACTGCCTGTCGATGTGCTGACCCGAGCACAGCTTGACGCGGCTCCAGATCGCAGCCTGTTCCGGCTTGGCCATTCGACGCTGCTGTTCAAGCTGCGCGGCGAATTCTGGCTGACCGATCCAGTGTTTGCCGAGCGCGCATCGCCGTTTCGGCGCGTCGGTCCCAAGCGCTTCCATGCGCCGCCGATTGCGCTTGAAGATCTTCCGCCGCTGCGCGGCGTGATCCTGTCGCACGATCATTACGATCACCTCGACCGCGACACGGTGCTCGCGCTTGCGGCCACCACCGATGTGTTCGTGACAACGCTAGGCGTCGGCGACCGCCTGATCGAATGGGGTATCGATGCAAAGAAGGTCCGTCAGCTCGACTGGTGGCAGAGTGTCGACGTCGCCGGCCTGACGCTGACCGCGACGCCCGCACAACACTTCTCCGGACGCAGCCTGTTCGACGGCAACAGCACGCTGTGGGCGTCGTGGGTCATCGTCGACGACGAACTGCGCGTGTTCTTCAGCGGCGACACGGGCTATTTCGACGGGTTCCGGGCGATCGGCGAGCGCCTCGGGCCATTCGACGTGACGCTGATCGAAACGGGTGCATACGATGCGCAATGGCCGTATGTGCACATGCAACCGGAAGAAACCGTTCAGGCGCACATCGATTTGCGCGGGCGTTGGCTGATCCCGATCCATAACGGCACGTTCGATCTCGCGATGCATCGCTGGCAGGAGCCGTTCGAGCGCGTCACGGCGTTGTCGATCGTTCGCGGCATCGAACTGTCGACGCCGAGGATGGGCGAGCGCGTCGACCTCGGCGAGCCGCATCGAGGCGAGCGGTGGTGGCGCACGGTAGACGAGCGCGCGAAGGCAACTGCAACAACGAAATCGCGCCGGTGGCAGTTTTGCGCGACGCAAGCGACGAAGTAG
- a CDS encoding ParA family protein: protein MAFKIAVSNQKGGTGKTTISVNIAAAFEAGGNKVALIDADPQGTSVRWVTSGENTLPMTVLSLAPAGRGIGGEIKKQDANFDVIVVDCPGNLEDPRIASVLEVADFCLVPLSPSPADLYSTVAMIRMIESMRAVRNPNLSSALMLNSVNGKTKMREEILKILRAEEIGEHLLDSQIAQREVYRQTFALGTTIHHHNRYLKGLKEARAEIERLVTEMAQYIASTRATGAAHG from the coding sequence ATGGCTTTCAAGATCGCCGTCAGTAATCAAAAAGGTGGGACGGGGAAGACAACCATCTCCGTCAATATCGCGGCTGCGTTCGAGGCCGGTGGCAACAAGGTCGCGCTGATCGATGCCGACCCTCAAGGCACTTCCGTCCGATGGGTAACGAGTGGCGAGAACACGCTGCCGATGACGGTCCTTTCGCTGGCCCCCGCCGGTCGCGGTATCGGTGGCGAGATCAAGAAGCAGGACGCGAACTTCGACGTGATCGTCGTCGACTGTCCCGGCAACCTCGAAGATCCGCGCATCGCGTCCGTGCTCGAAGTAGCCGACTTCTGCCTCGTGCCGCTGTCTCCGTCGCCGGCGGACCTGTACAGCACCGTCGCGATGATTCGCATGATCGAATCGATGCGAGCCGTTCGTAACCCGAATCTTTCTTCCGCATTAATGCTGAATAGTGTTAATGGAAAAACTAAAATGCGTGAAGAAATTTTAAAAATTCTAAGGGCTGAAGAAATAGGGGAGCATCTGCTCGACAGCCAGATCGCGCAACGCGAGGTCTACCGACAGACGTTCGCACTCGGCACCACGATCCATCATCACAATCGATACCTGAAGGGGCTGAAGGAAGCCCGCGCGGAAATCGAAAGGCTGGTCACGGAAATGGCCCAATACATCGCGTCGACGCGCGCTACCGGAGCCGCCCATGGCTAA
- a CDS encoding ParB/RepB/Spo0J family partition protein, which produces MAKDTSKDKKPTGNLHLAAGLLRGLAQENAALETRLPEPPAAPNVAAEAAPAVPPAAAAPAGTSDLGAPQKVLVKDCIPNPFNPRVFYSESSLHELALTLKREGQIEPIKVTRLPEFPGKLVVIDGQRRLRATSINGDETINATFRTDHTPEQLYTIAYRANHDHERQTIFDDAVAWKRLLDEKVFLDQNTLAEKIGKDKASISKTLSLNALPNTLLERMAGANDVVGLQAAYFLKLIFERLGEPTADRLLTAVIDRKKSVRDLENFLRVQSDGNKKAGRTRYSVRHDFALESQAIGQLKTYPDGRLDLQLKGVDTSHQEALADKLKTVIDAYVAELATATQK; this is translated from the coding sequence ATGGCTAAGGACACATCGAAAGACAAGAAGCCCACCGGCAACCTGCATCTCGCAGCCGGCCTGTTGCGCGGGCTCGCGCAGGAAAACGCTGCACTGGAAACCCGCTTGCCCGAGCCGCCGGCCGCACCGAACGTCGCAGCCGAAGCGGCGCCCGCCGTCCCCCCGGCCGCGGCCGCACCCGCCGGCACATCGGATCTCGGCGCGCCGCAGAAGGTGCTGGTCAAGGACTGCATCCCGAACCCGTTCAACCCGCGCGTGTTCTATTCGGAGTCGAGCCTGCACGAGCTCGCACTGACGTTGAAACGGGAAGGGCAGATCGAGCCGATCAAGGTCACGCGGCTCCCCGAGTTTCCCGGCAAGCTCGTCGTGATCGACGGGCAACGCCGGCTGCGCGCGACGAGCATCAACGGCGATGAAACCATCAACGCCACGTTCCGCACGGACCACACGCCCGAGCAGCTCTATACGATCGCGTACCGGGCGAACCACGATCACGAACGCCAGACGATCTTCGACGATGCGGTTGCGTGGAAGCGTCTCCTCGACGAGAAAGTCTTTCTCGACCAAAACACGCTGGCGGAGAAGATCGGCAAGGACAAGGCATCGATCAGCAAGACGCTGTCGCTCAACGCACTGCCCAACACGCTGCTGGAGCGGATGGCCGGCGCGAACGACGTGGTCGGCCTGCAGGCCGCGTACTTCCTGAAGCTGATCTTCGAGCGCCTGGGCGAACCGACGGCCGACCGGCTGCTCACGGCCGTGATCGACCGGAAGAAATCGGTCCGCGATCTAGAGAATTTCCTGCGAGTGCAGAGCGACGGCAACAAGAAAGCAGGACGCACGCGTTACAGCGTTCGTCACGACTTCGCGCTCGAATCGCAGGCGATCGGCCAGTTGAAGACCTACCCGGACGGGCGTCTGGACCTGCAACTCAAGGGCGTCGACACGTCCCACCAGGAAGCGCTCGCCGACAAGCTCAAGACCGTCATCGATGCCTACGTCGCCGAGTTGGCGACGGCCACGCAAAAGTAA
- a CDS encoding replication initiation protein: MPRKPASKGSDKQVSLFQTPEPPDLLRKAVQAIHIAPKSGKIGLQQRKMFSSLIKNALRQEAFEPGRTSFSISIASLSHESGLNSNNTKYVKDTVNSLISTVVNWDYLAADRSTVWKASGLLAGAELEQSVLKYSFSDQIRSELLNPEIYALIDMRIAREFRRSHSLALWENTVRYEGIGITAKIPLPKFRDLILGQDKASQSYKEYKLFKSKVLVPCIQEVNEVSDHTLELIEHKSGRSVEAVQFKVTRKQSADTVEDGDVKNEALVEEVAKFGIPRSEARRLITQYGVQRIKAAIAYTLNRTTKKNAAPIDNVAAYFRKALTHGYTLADGQGAEAAAPAKESAQSKQEQIRDKYLAAKVEEAGAYFRELEIDDQTKLIDRYNETVAGSKDLTLSPKKKASKLAQTSFFRWLALDTWGEPTSDDLLEFLLKSSLASN, translated from the coding sequence ATGCCGCGCAAGCCCGCAAGCAAAGGCTCCGACAAGCAGGTTTCACTGTTTCAGACACCAGAGCCTCCCGACTTGCTGCGCAAGGCGGTCCAGGCGATTCATATCGCACCCAAGTCGGGAAAGATCGGTCTGCAGCAGCGCAAGATGTTCAGTTCGCTGATCAAGAACGCGCTTCGGCAGGAGGCATTCGAGCCGGGCCGGACGAGCTTCTCGATCTCGATTGCGTCGCTTTCGCACGAGAGCGGGCTGAACAGCAACAACACGAAGTACGTGAAGGACACGGTCAACTCGCTGATCAGTACCGTCGTGAACTGGGACTACCTGGCCGCGGATCGTTCGACGGTCTGGAAAGCGTCGGGCCTGCTCGCGGGTGCCGAGCTCGAACAATCGGTGCTGAAGTACAGCTTCTCCGACCAGATTCGCAGCGAACTGCTCAATCCGGAAATCTACGCGCTGATCGATATGCGGATCGCCCGCGAGTTCCGGCGCTCGCACTCGCTCGCGCTGTGGGAAAACACGGTGCGCTACGAAGGGATCGGCATCACCGCGAAGATTCCGCTGCCGAAATTCCGTGACCTCATTCTCGGTCAGGACAAGGCGTCGCAGTCGTACAAGGAATACAAGCTGTTCAAGAGCAAGGTCCTGGTGCCGTGCATTCAGGAGGTGAACGAAGTATCGGATCACACGCTTGAGCTGATCGAACACAAGTCTGGCCGCAGCGTGGAAGCCGTTCAGTTCAAGGTGACGCGCAAGCAGAGTGCGGATACGGTCGAAGATGGGGACGTCAAGAACGAAGCGCTGGTCGAGGAGGTCGCGAAGTTCGGCATTCCGCGTTCGGAAGCGCGCCGGCTGATCACCCAATACGGCGTGCAGCGCATCAAGGCGGCGATTGCCTACACGCTCAATCGGACTACGAAGAAGAACGCGGCACCGATCGACAACGTGGCCGCGTATTTCCGCAAGGCGCTGACGCACGGCTACACGCTGGCCGACGGGCAGGGAGCGGAGGCGGCCGCACCGGCGAAGGAATCCGCGCAGAGCAAGCAGGAGCAGATTCGCGACAAATATCTGGCGGCCAAGGTCGAGGAAGCCGGCGCGTATTTCCGCGAGCTGGAGATCGACGACCAGACCAAGCTGATCGATCGCTACAACGAGACGGTGGCGGGCTCGAAGGATCTCACGCTGTCGCCGAAGAAGAAAGCGAGCAAGCTCGCGCAGACCAGCTTTTTCCGATGGCTCGCACTGGATACCTGGGGCGAACCGACCTCGGACGACCTGCTTGAATTCCTGCTCAAGAGCAGTCTCGCAAGCAACTGA
- the gcvA gene encoding transcriptional regulator GcvA: protein MARRLPPLNSLRAFEAAARLGSFTLAADELCVTHGAISRHVQQLEAWLGRPLFERHNRRVELTDAGRAYLAEVGASFDRIALATAQHFGHAQQRVLRVSAPATFSLRWLVPKLSSFQVAHPTIEVRLSTSNEPIEKLRDKVDLIVRGGPQAIDGYVAEEFLSEVRLPVCAPKLLEGRPLHTPADLAGFTLLHAATYPGMWPEWLAAAGHPNLVPRHSLTLEHFYLTLQGALDGLGVAMGPIALVADDIAEGRLVQPFSEPALPPWRYFTYVASARAADDAVRAFKDWLKVTGNAAASGARH from the coding sequence ATGGCCCGACGTCTCCCTCCGTTGAATTCGCTGCGTGCGTTCGAAGCAGCCGCACGACTCGGCAGCTTCACGCTTGCCGCCGACGAGCTGTGCGTGACGCACGGCGCGATCAGCCGGCACGTGCAGCAACTCGAGGCGTGGCTCGGACGGCCGCTATTCGAACGCCACAACCGGCGGGTTGAGCTGACCGACGCCGGCCGCGCGTATCTCGCCGAGGTCGGTGCATCGTTCGACCGGATCGCACTCGCCACCGCGCAGCACTTCGGCCACGCACAGCAGCGCGTGCTGCGCGTCAGCGCACCCGCGACGTTCTCGTTGCGCTGGCTGGTGCCGAAACTGTCGTCGTTCCAGGTCGCCCATCCGACGATCGAGGTGCGGCTGTCGACGTCGAACGAACCGATCGAGAAACTCCGCGACAAGGTCGACCTGATCGTTCGAGGCGGCCCGCAAGCCATCGACGGTTACGTCGCGGAAGAATTCCTGTCCGAAGTCCGGCTGCCGGTGTGTGCGCCGAAGCTGCTGGAGGGCCGGCCGTTGCATACGCCCGCCGATCTCGCCGGCTTCACGCTGCTGCACGCCGCGACCTATCCCGGCATGTGGCCCGAATGGCTCGCGGCGGCCGGGCATCCGAATCTCGTGCCGCGACATTCGCTTACGCTGGAGCATTTCTACCTGACGCTGCAAGGCGCACTCGACGGGCTCGGCGTCGCGATGGGACCGATCGCGCTCGTCGCGGACGACATCGCGGAAGGCCGGCTCGTGCAGCCGTTCAGCGAACCGGCGTTGCCGCCGTGGCGCTACTTCACGTACGTGGCATCCGCACGCGCGGCCGACGATGCGGTGCGCGCGTTCAAGGACTGGCTGAAGGTGACGGGGAACGCAGCCGCATCGGGCGCGCGGCACTGA